A stretch of Castanea sativa cultivar Marrone di Chiusa Pesio chromosome 2, ASM4071231v1 DNA encodes these proteins:
- the LOC142625883 gene encoding RNA demethylase ALKBH9B, whose translation MSDDQPEPRPRDPSLRNYKPSELRIASEFLSTWAPFLSRDLCQHCTQTLSDRIRSLDLELDSHAEQEQSEENSNIENSNSPGMSEDHDDNCDNNSIGSWKDGWNGGSEPVVGPSTSSSPRLETPPSQQKKSWADMEEEEEEEEDEFEEEEEEEEDDSKTSKRVVDLNAATGELRISKVVVEKPKLPREQREFIRFTNLQRKKDFICLERVKGKFVNILDGLELHTGVFSAVEQKRIVDHVYQLQEMGVKGELKERTYSAPSKWMKGKGRVTLQFGCCYNYAIDKNGNPPGILPDELVDPIPPLFKVIIRRLVRWHVLPPTCVPDSCIVNIYEEGDCIPPHIDNHDFMRPFCTVSFLSECDILFGSNLKIVGAGEFAGPYSIRLPLGSVLVLNGNGADVAKHCVPAVPSKRISITFRRMDESKRPTGFVPEPDLQGIQPLSYEEDKAQKLNAPKPEYHMKKQSVRRAVNMEARGSAERSYTHIEPREPTWSRRGPANRRRVGLNLSS comes from the exons ATGAGCGACGACCAACCAGAGCCCCGACCCAGAGACCCGTCTCTTCGCAACTACAAGCCGTCGGAGCTCCGAATCGCCTCGGAGTTTCTGTCCACGTGGGCACCCTTTCTCTCCAGAGATCTCTGCCAACACTGTACTCAAACTCTCTCCGATCGTATTCGCTCCCTCGACCTTG AACTTGATTCCCATGCTGAGCAAGAACAGTCAGAAGAGAATTCGAATATTGAGAATTCAAATAGCCCTGGGATGAGTGAGGATCATGATGATAACTGTGACAACAATTCGATTGGTAGTTGGAAAGATGGCTGGAACGGGGGCTCTGAACCCGTTGTGGGGCCGTCTACCAGCAGCTCGCCACGGCTTGAAACTCCCCCAAGCCAACAAAAGAAGTCCTGGGCCGacatggaggaggaggaggaggaggaggaagacgAGTtcgaggaggaggaggaggaggaggaggatgacTCTAAGACGAGCAAACGGGTTGTTGATTTGAATGCTGCCACTGGAGAATTGAGGATATCTAAGGTTGTAGTGGAGAAGCCGAAGCTGCCGAGGGAACAGAGAGAGTTCATTCGGTTCACGAATTTGCAGCGAAAGAAAGACTTTATTTGCTTGGAAAGAGTTAAGGGAAAGTTTGTTAATATTCTCGATGGACTGGAGCTTCACACTGGTGTTTTTAGCGCCGTGGAGCAGAAGAGGATTGTGGATCATGTTTATCAACTTCAGGAGATGGGGGTAAAGGGAGAATTGAAAG AGCGGACATATTCAGCACCCAGTAAGTGGATGAAGGGCAAGGGGCGTGTAACCCTCCAATTTGGGTGCTGTTACAATTATGCAATA GATAAAAATGGTAATCCACCTGGCATCCTCCCGGATGAACTTGTAGATCCTATACCTCCTCTTTTCAAGGTGATCATTAGGAGGCTGGTCAGATGGCATGTACTTCCTCCAACCTGTGTACCTGATAGTTGCATTGTCAATATATATGAAGAAGGGGATTGTATACCGCCACACATTGACAACCATGATTTTATGCGGCCTTTCTGCACTGTGTCATTTCTAAGCGAGTGCGATATTCTTTTTGGATCAAACTTGAAGATTGTGGGTGCTGGTGAGTTTGCGGGTCCCTATTCCATCCGCCTGCCATTGGG ATCTGTTCTTGTCTTGAATGGAAATGGCGCTGACGTGGCTAAGCATTGTGTGCCTGCCGTTCCTTCAAAGAG GATATCAATCACATTTAGAAGAATGGATGAATCCAAACGACCAACTGGGTTTGTTCCTGAACCTGATTTGCAGGGGATTCAGCCATTGTCATATGAAGAGGACAAAGCACAGAAGTTAAATGCTCCAAAACCTGAGTACCATATGAAAAAACAGTCAGTTAGGAGAGCAGTTAACATGGAAGCAAGGGGATCTGCTGAGAGAAGTTACACCCATATAGAGCCTCGTGAACCAACTTGGAGTCGACGAGGGCCTGCAAATAGGCGGAGAGTTGGGTTGAATCTGAGCAGCTGA
- the LOC142624641 gene encoding uncharacterized protein LOC142624641 yields MGTNFLQPFSSKSPPSSTTLIFTKITHRQSQIFLPCRKQPLRISPIITNSTNTSSNTDNNNTSGDSAQPPPVPPNPVEIKFRRRSSRRRSRQQAEDGAAGSGQAMKAKVEEPPKKWEDMNITEKAIELYVGEKGLLFWLNKFAYASIFIVIGGWILFRFVGPSLNLYQLDTPPLSPSSVFKG; encoded by the coding sequence ATGGGCACTAATTTCCTCCAACCCTTCTCTTCAAaatcaccaccatcatcaactACACTCATCTTCACAAAAATAACACACAGGCAAAGCCAAATCTTCCTACCTTGCAGAAAACAACCGCTTAGAATAAGTCCCATCATCACTAACAGCACCAACACAAGTAGTAATACTGATAACAACAATACCAGCGGAGACAGTGCACAGCCACCACCTGTTCCACCAAACCCCGTGGAAATAAAGTTCAGACGAAGGTCATCGAGAAGGCGGTCAAGGCAGCAGGCTGAGGATGGTGCTGCTGGCAGTGGTCAAGCCATGAAGGCGAAAGTTGAAGAACCTCCAAAGAAGTGGGAGGACATGAATATTACTGAGAAGGCAATAGAGCTCTATGTGGGAGAGAAGGGTCTGCTTTTTTGGCTCAACAAGTTTGCTTATGCTTCTATCTTCATTGTTATTGGAGGTTGGATACTTTTCCGGTTTGTGGGTCCTTCTCTCAATCTTTACCAGTTGGACACTCCACCTTTGTCTCCATCTTCTGTATTCAAGGGTTAG